The proteins below are encoded in one region of Rhododendron vialii isolate Sample 1 chromosome 7a, ASM3025357v1:
- the LOC131332228 gene encoding probable plastid-lipid-associated protein 8, chloroplastic — translation MATTAAPATIYPITFRRDPARHIPKQSPQSLLHNSISSASSTTTITTAFPLLRLRRRGTHNADRILASVSSSSTKPKESEQMRPSPVDLVDSILSKVTQTDRGVLLTSNEHQKVAEVAQELRKFCVDKPVKCPLIFGEWDVVYCSVPTSPGGGYRSALGRLIFKTNEMIQVIQAPDTVRNKVSFCAFGFFKGQVVLEGKLKALDDKWIQVIFEPPVLTIGAFDYKYGGQSEVKLEITYVDEKIRLGKGSRGSVFVFQRR, via the exons aTGGCCACCACAGCCGCCCCTGCAACTATCTACCCAATAACTTTCAGGAGAGATCCTGCGCGTCATATCCCCAAACAATCCCCACAATCTCTCCTCCATAATAGTATATCGTCTGCTTCTTCCACCACTACTATTACTACGGCGTTTCCTCTTCTGCGTCTCCGACGCCGTGGGACCCACAATGCCGACAGAATCTTGGCTTCCGTATCCTCGTCATCTACTAAGCCAAAGGAATCTGAGCAGATGCGCCCCAGCCCCGTTGATCTAGTGGACTCCATTCTttccaag GTTACACAAACAGATCGAGGAGTTTTGCTCACAAGCAATGAACACCAAAAGGTGGCTGAAGTGGCTCAAGAACTGCGCAAATTTTGTGTTGATAAGCCTGTAAAGTGCCCCCTTATATTCGGAG AGTGGGACGTGGTGTATTGCTCTGTGCCAACATCACCTGGAGGTGGTTACAGAAGTGCATTGGGCCGCcttattttcaaaacaaatgaaatgatTCAGGTTATTCAAGCTCCTGACACTGTGCGGAACAAAGTGTCCTTTTGTGCTTTCGGATTCTTCAAAGGACAGGTTGTTTTGGAAG GAAAACTGAAGGCTCTGGATGACAAATGGATTCAAGTGATATTTGAGCCACCTGTTCTTACGATTGGAGCCTTCGATTACAAGTACGGTGGTCAGAGTGAGGTTAAACTGGAAATTACATACGTTGATGAGAAGATTAGATTGGGGAAGGGTTCAAGAGGTTCCGTGTTTGTTTTCCAAAGACGCTGA